One Polaribacter sp. KT25b DNA segment encodes these proteins:
- a CDS encoding choice-of-anchor J domain-containing protein encodes MKKITLLLLFLSITFSVRAQFPESFVDGVIPTGWTTFIGANGLGTTENWSASTGGYMLCFDENAGDFTEDWLVSPSVNITSINSLLSFYEQTLYTDVYEPSNMSVRVSTTSQTDISTFTSLSSLTATEVFNGSNSRSIDLSAYEGKTIYIAWVLEQNYGDGWLIDDISLNNQNATAPSCAENLLPANGNTDVYLTDGEVSLSWDAPSTGDAPTEYEIFWGTTSGSLTSLGSLVGTSVNIINVDYSTTYYWSIVPKNAGGSATGCAELSFTTQADPTLGIKENKIEGLSLFPTIINQNLSITSLKSLDAINVFNLLGQQVYSSKPNTTNLSVDLSSLKAGIYLVKVKVGDSKGTYKIIKE; translated from the coding sequence ATGAAAAAAATTACTTTACTACTTCTATTTTTATCTATAACTTTTTCCGTAAGAGCACAGTTTCCAGAAAGTTTTGTCGATGGTGTTATACCAACAGGTTGGACTACTTTTATTGGTGCAAATGGTTTAGGAACAACAGAAAATTGGTCTGCTTCTACCGGAGGTTATATGCTTTGTTTTGATGAAAATGCAGGTGATTTTACTGAAGATTGGCTTGTAAGTCCTTCGGTAAATATTACTTCAATAAATTCATTATTAAGTTTTTATGAGCAAACTCTTTACACAGATGTATATGAGCCTTCAAACATGAGTGTTCGTGTTTCAACAACTTCTCAAACAGATATAAGTACGTTTACTTCGTTAAGTTCGTTAACTGCTACAGAAGTATTTAATGGATCAAATTCAAGAAGTATAGATTTATCTGCTTATGAAGGAAAGACAATTTATATTGCTTGGGTTTTAGAGCAAAATTACGGAGACGGATGGCTTATTGATGATATTTCTTTAAATAACCAAAATGCTACGGCACCGAGTTGTGCAGAAAATTTATTACCTGCTAATGGCAATACAGATGTTTATCTTACTGATGGTGAGGTTTCACTATCTTGGGATGCCCCTTCTACAGGTGATGCGCCAACTGAATACGAAATTTTTTGGGGAACTACTTCTGGCAGTTTAACTTCTTTAGGTTCATTAGTAGGTACTAGTGTAAATATTATTAATGTAGATTATTCTACCACATATTATTGGAGTATTGTTCCAAAAAATGCAGGAGGAAGTGCAACAGGGTGTGCAGAATTAAGTTTTACCACGCAAGCAGATCCAACTTTAGGTATTAAAGAAAATAAAATAGAAGGTCTTTCTTTATTTCCAACAATTATAAATCAAAATTTAAGTATTACTTCGCTAAAATCTTTAGATGCTATAAATGTTTTTAATTTATTGGGGCAACAAGTATATAGTAGTAAACCGAATACTACAAATTTATCTGTAGATTTATCTTCTTTAAAAGCTGGAATTTATTTGGTTAAAGTAAAAGTAGGCGATTCTAAAGGAACCTATAAGATTATTAAGGAATAA
- a CDS encoding glycosyltransferase family 2 protein, producing MKLLFSIIIPVYNRPNEIDELLESITKQDFSNDFEVLIIEDGSTQKSNLIVEAYKNQLNLKYYFKKNSGAGASRNFGMQKASGNYFIILDSDVIVPNQYLSEVEKALANNFTDAFGGPDAAHKSFTALQKAINYSMTSVLTTGGIRGKKQAVGKFQPRSFNFGLSEKAFAKTNGFSDLKIGEDIDLTFRLWQNGLETQLIEKAFVYHKRRSSVQQFFNQTFAFGAGRPKLNKRFPGSAKPTYWFPSLFILGIIFSLFLAFIGYHEFLYFYGFYFLLIFLDSLNQNKNLNVAFLSILTSFVQFLGYGLGFLKSQIFIKILKQ from the coding sequence TTGAAATTATTATTTTCCATTATAATCCCAGTTTATAATCGTCCCAATGAAATTGACGAATTGTTAGAAAGTATTACAAAACAAGATTTTTCTAATGATTTTGAAGTTTTAATTATAGAAGACGGCTCAACTCAAAAAAGTAATTTAATTGTTGAAGCATATAAAAATCAGCTTAATTTAAAATATTATTTTAAAAAAAATAGTGGAGCAGGAGCAAGCCGTAATTTTGGAATGCAAAAAGCTTCAGGAAATTATTTTATCATTTTAGATTCTGATGTTATTGTGCCTAATCAATATTTATCCGAAGTAGAAAAAGCTTTAGCAAACAATTTTACAGATGCTTTTGGTGGACCTGATGCGGCACATAAAAGTTTTACAGCACTTCAAAAAGCTATTAATTATTCTATGACTTCTGTGTTAACAACTGGCGGAATTCGTGGTAAAAAACAAGCTGTTGGTAAGTTTCAACCAAGAAGTTTTAATTTTGGATTGTCGGAAAAAGCTTTTGCTAAAACAAACGGCTTTTCAGATTTAAAAATAGGAGAAGACATCGATTTAACCTTTCGTTTATGGCAAAACGGTTTAGAAACTCAGTTAATAGAAAAAGCTTTTGTATATCATAAAAGAAGAAGTAGTGTTCAGCAATTTTTTAATCAGACATTTGCTTTTGGAGCAGGAAGACCAAAATTAAATAAACGTTTTCCTGGATCTGCAAAACCAACATATTGGTTTCCTAGTTTGTTTATTTTAGGAATTATTTTCAGTCTTTTTTTAGCTTTTATTGGATACCATGAATTTTTATATTTCTACGGATTTTATTTTCTTCTAATTTTCTTAGATTCTTTAAATCAGAATAAAAATTTAAATGTTGCTTTTTTAAGCATATTAACTTCTTTTGTACAATTTCTAGGTTACGGTTTGGGTTTTTTAAAAAGTCAAATTTTTATTAAAATATTAAAACAATAA
- a CDS encoding polysaccharide biosynthesis tyrosine autokinase, with product MKEFQKNNQEIIFEDNDKINLKEEFDKYVYYWRWFVLALCISFCCAYYYIKKTPPLYNASAYIMIKDNLKSGISDELKAVSDLGIVGNNSTNNPENEIFIIKSRKIVSRVVDSLELNISYFDEQGRNAIEAYKNSAIKVDFLNDNTINSIIDTSFVVSFTEKNRFSIKDSEGEILKSAYFDEIITSDNLGSFKITKNLLDKDIDTDQKDILVVVRPKKNVVSSYASRIIVSAVSEFSSILKLEIKDANKSKAEDILNELIKQYNLDALIDKNEISKKTKEFIEERLQNMSVELGVIQDKLKDFKTDFGISGFSKQAEIAFESISSYDEVIVRLKTQLTLVEWAENDLKKHTKSYEILPENLGFSDEITSKAINEYNQLVLEQQRLRIKAGDKNPSLVLLQNRIQVLRENVYRNLENLKSSINIQLNKSLKESKVAQTKVAQIPLIERGMIDIQRQKAIYSELYSYLLRKKEETAISLAVTVSNAKIIDVAYSSDGSISPKKKIIYLIALVVGLIIPFLLIYLKFILDTKIHNRKDIESNLNIPYLGDIPNSVSLEKIIVKKETRTSTAEAFRLLRANLSFMLPKTGANSKGKTIFITSTISGEGKSFVSLNLAATMALTNKKVLLLGLDLRAPKITDYLELPDRKGVTNYILDDKLTLKELIFNVSDIDNLDIISSGLIPPNPSELLLNDRVKNLLEIAKNEYDFIIVDTAPVSLVSDTLLIGDLADMFLYVTRANYLDKRMLIVPETLYKEKKLPNMAIVLNSTDSSRGYGYGYGYIEKEKKSFYKRILGK from the coding sequence ATGAAAGAGTTTCAAAAAAATAATCAAGAGATTATTTTTGAAGATAATGATAAAATTAATTTAAAAGAAGAGTTTGATAAATACGTTTACTATTGGAGATGGTTTGTTTTGGCTTTATGTATTTCTTTTTGTTGTGCTTATTACTATATAAAAAAGACGCCACCTTTATATAATGCTTCGGCTTATATAATGATAAAAGACAATTTGAAATCTGGTATTTCAGATGAGTTAAAGGCTGTTTCAGATTTGGGTATTGTAGGAAATAACTCTACAAATAATCCTGAAAACGAAATTTTTATTATTAAATCTAGAAAAATAGTTAGTAGAGTTGTAGATTCTTTAGAACTTAATATAAGTTACTTTGATGAGCAAGGAAGAAACGCTATTGAAGCTTATAAAAACAGTGCAATTAAGGTTGATTTTTTAAATGATAATACTATAAATAGTATTATTGATACATCTTTTGTAGTTTCCTTTACAGAAAAAAATAGATTTTCTATTAAAGATTCTGAAGGCGAAATATTAAAAAGTGCTTATTTTGATGAAATTATTACTAGTGATAATTTAGGTAGTTTTAAGATTACTAAGAATTTATTAGATAAAGACATTGACACTGATCAAAAGGATATTTTAGTTGTAGTAAGACCAAAAAAAAATGTAGTTAGTAGTTATGCTTCTAGAATAATAGTTAGTGCAGTTAGTGAGTTTTCAAGTATATTAAAACTAGAAATAAAGGACGCTAACAAGTCTAAAGCAGAAGATATTTTAAATGAATTAATAAAACAGTATAATCTCGATGCTTTAATAGATAAGAATGAAATATCTAAGAAAACCAAAGAATTTATAGAAGAAAGACTTCAAAATATGAGTGTTGAGTTAGGGGTAATTCAAGACAAATTAAAAGACTTTAAAACCGATTTTGGAATAAGTGGTTTTTCTAAGCAAGCAGAAATTGCTTTTGAATCAATTTCAAGTTATGACGAAGTAATAGTTCGGTTAAAAACGCAATTAACTTTAGTAGAGTGGGCAGAAAATGATTTAAAAAAGCACACTAAAAGCTATGAAATACTTCCTGAAAATTTAGGTTTTTCTGATGAGATTACTTCAAAAGCTATTAATGAATATAATCAGCTAGTGCTAGAACAGCAAAGGTTACGTATAAAAGCAGGAGATAAAAATCCAAGTTTGGTGTTATTACAAAATCGGATACAAGTTTTAAGAGAAAACGTTTATAGAAATCTTGAAAATTTAAAATCTTCAATTAATATTCAGCTTAATAAATCTCTTAAAGAATCTAAAGTAGCTCAAACAAAAGTAGCTCAAATACCTTTAATAGAAAGAGGTATGATTGATATTCAAAGGCAAAAAGCTATTTATTCTGAGTTATATTCTTATTTGTTACGAAAAAAAGAAGAAACAGCTATTTCTTTAGCTGTTACAGTATCAAATGCTAAGATAATTGATGTTGCATATAGTTCAGATGGTTCTATTTCTCCTAAAAAGAAAATTATTTATTTGATTGCATTGGTGGTAGGTTTAATAATTCCTTTTTTATTAATTTATTTGAAGTTTATATTAGATACTAAAATTCATAACAGAAAAGATATTGAAAGTAATTTGAATATTCCTTATTTAGGTGATATTCCAAATTCTGTTTCTTTAGAAAAAATTATTGTTAAAAAAGAAACTAGAACAAGTACAGCTGAGGCTTTTAGACTTTTAAGAGCAAACTTAAGTTTTATGTTACCTAAAACAGGTGCAAATTCTAAAGGTAAAACTATATTTATTACTTCTACTATTAGTGGAGAAGGTAAATCTTTTGTCTCTTTAAATTTAGCAGCAACAATGGCATTAACTAATAAAAAAGTGTTGTTATTAGGTTTAGATTTAAGAGCTCCTAAAATTACAGATTACTTAGAATTACCAGACAGAAAAGGAGTAACTAATTATATTTTAGACGATAAATTAACTTTAAAAGAACTTATATTTAATGTTTCTGATATAGATAATCTTGATATTATTTCATCAGGTCTTATACCTCCAAATCCATCAGAATTACTTTTAAATGATAGGGTTAAAAATTTATTAGAAATTGCTAAAAATGAGTATGACTTTATAATAGTAGATACAGCACCTGTTAGTCTTGTTTCTGATACATTATTAATAGGAGATTTAGCAGATATGTTTTTATACGTTACAAGAGCAAATTATTTAGATAAAAGAATGCTTATTGTGCCAGAAACTTTATATAAGGAAAAAAAATTACCAAATATGGCTATTGTATTAAATAGTACAGATAGCAGTAGAGGTTATGGTTACGGTTATGGATATATAGAAAAAGAGAAGAAATCATTTTATAAAAGAATTTTAGGAAAGTAA
- a CDS encoding glycoside hydrolase family 2 protein: MRKILLILSLIVIWNSKSKKDIPLHISIDTNWQFKGTDTLDWKSATVPGNIFTDLLDHKIIENPFVKNNEEKVQWVSKKNWIYKTNFTLSDETFNRKNIEINFDGLDTYASIFLNDSLVGKTNNAFQKFSFDIKKIAKKENKLTIIFTNTDTIEIELENKNPYKLPEGKRVYTRKAQFQYGWDWGPKLNTSGIWKEVSINAWNDFKIDDIFIRQEKLTDQKVKLVAEIDIERDLILETDETVTSEIKIIFDGIEITKEIDIKKGMHTYKIPLEIKNPKLWWTHNLGNPYLYSFNFQLISDGKIKDEKEIKKGIRTIKLINKKDKIGESFYFELNGKPVYAKGANYIPQNSFQNKVTNKHYEKLLSDVVNSNMNMLRVWGGGIYENDIFYDICDEKGILVWQDFMFACAMYPGDKDFLENIKEEAEQQVKRLRNHSSITLWCGNNENSEGWKRWGWQTNRTEKEKQEIWNDYLVVFDSILPNTVSKFSETDYWETSPKYGRGDPLYEFEGDAHDWWVWHDEYHFKYLEKRVPRFMSEFGFQSLPSYEALKYINQNDTINLNTDAVKAHQKHNKGFRLIDEYMIRDYKKPTNDEDYVYVSQLLQAKGIVMGIEAHRRSKPKNMGTLYWQLNDCWPSISWSSIDYFGNWKALQYKAKKAFENVLISSKKEKNKVKTYIINDSFDTIRGNLKIKVIDFYGNEIKSDSIEIKALENSSKEFYRFSIKNIDKKTTVLVTEFNNQKSNFYFVKPKELLLPKGEINKEIIKTENGFLITLKSSVLQKDVFLFTNKKGHFSDNYFDLLPNETKTIYFETSTNSLNDLKLKSLNEI; the protein is encoded by the coding sequence GCATATTTCTATTGATACAAATTGGCAATTTAAAGGAACTGACACTTTAGATTGGAAATCGGCAACTGTTCCTGGAAATATATTTACAGATTTATTAGATCATAAAATTATAGAAAATCCGTTTGTAAAAAATAACGAAGAAAAAGTACAATGGGTTTCTAAAAAAAATTGGATTTACAAAACAAACTTTACCCTTTCTGATGAAACTTTTAATAGAAAAAACATCGAAATTAATTTTGATGGTTTAGACACTTATGCATCTATTTTTTTAAATGATTCTTTAGTAGGAAAAACAAATAATGCGTTTCAGAAATTTAGTTTTGATATTAAAAAAATAGCAAAAAAAGAAAATAAACTTACAATCATATTTACAAATACTGATACAATTGAAATTGAATTAGAAAATAAAAATCCGTATAAATTACCAGAAGGAAAAAGAGTTTACACCAGAAAAGCGCAATTTCAATATGGTTGGGATTGGGGACCAAAACTAAACACATCTGGCATTTGGAAAGAGGTTTCTATAAATGCTTGGAATGATTTTAAGATTGATGACATTTTTATTCGTCAAGAAAAACTAACAGATCAAAAAGTAAAACTTGTAGCAGAAATAGATATTGAACGTGATTTAATTTTAGAAACAGACGAAACAGTAACATCAGAAATTAAAATAATTTTTGACGGAATAGAAATTACCAAAGAAATTGACATCAAAAAAGGAATGCATACTTATAAAATTCCTTTAGAAATTAAAAACCCGAAATTGTGGTGGACACATAATTTAGGAAATCCGTATTTATATAGTTTTAATTTTCAATTGATTTCTGATGGTAAAATAAAAGATGAAAAAGAAATAAAAAAAGGAATTAGAACTATAAAATTAATCAACAAAAAAGATAAAATTGGAGAATCTTTCTATTTTGAATTAAATGGAAAACCTGTGTATGCTAAAGGCGCAAATTACATTCCACAAAATAGTTTTCAGAATAAAGTAACCAATAAACATTATGAAAAACTGTTATCTGATGTTGTAAATTCTAACATGAACATGTTACGTGTTTGGGGTGGCGGAATTTATGAAAATGATATTTTTTATGATATCTGTGATGAAAAAGGAATATTAGTTTGGCAAGATTTTATGTTTGCTTGCGCAATGTACCCTGGAGATAAAGATTTTTTAGAAAACATAAAAGAAGAAGCAGAGCAACAAGTAAAAAGGTTAAGAAATCATTCTTCAATTACATTATGGTGTGGAAATAATGAAAATTCTGAAGGTTGGAAGCGTTGGGGTTGGCAAACCAATAGAACAGAAAAAGAAAAGCAAGAAATCTGGAACGATTATTTAGTTGTTTTCGATTCAATTTTACCTAATACAGTTTCAAAATTTAGTGAAACTGATTATTGGGAAACATCTCCTAAATACGGAAGAGGAGATCCTTTATATGAATTTGAAGGCGATGCTCATGATTGGTGGGTTTGGCACGATGAATATCATTTTAAATATTTAGAGAAAAGAGTTCCAAGGTTTATGAGTGAATTCGGATTTCAATCTTTACCAAGTTACGAAGCGTTGAAATACATTAATCAAAATGATACAATTAACTTAAATACTGATGCTGTAAAAGCACATCAAAAACATAATAAAGGTTTTAGATTAATTGATGAATATATGATTCGTGATTATAAAAAACCTACGAATGACGAAGATTATGTATATGTAAGTCAGTTATTACAAGCCAAAGGAATTGTAATGGGTATAGAAGCACATAGAAGATCCAAACCTAAAAATATGGGAACTTTATATTGGCAATTAAATGATTGTTGGCCTTCAATTTCATGGTCTAGTATTGATTATTTTGGTAATTGGAAAGCCTTACAATATAAAGCTAAAAAAGCTTTTGAAAATGTTTTAATTTCATCAAAAAAAGAAAAAAATAAAGTAAAAACTTATATTATTAATGACTCTTTTGATACAATTAGAGGAAATTTAAAAATAAAAGTAATTGATTTTTACGGAAATGAAATTAAATCTGATTCTATAGAAATTAAAGCTTTAGAAAATAGCAGTAAAGAATTCTATCGCTTTTCCATAAAAAATATTGATAAAAAAACTACTGTTTTAGTTACTGAATTTAACAATCAAAAATCGAATTTCTACTTTGTAAAACCAAAAGAACTTCTATTACCAAAAGGAGAAATCAATAAAGAAATTATAAAAACAGAAAATGGTTTTTTGATCACTTTAAAAAGTAGTGTTTTGCAAAAAGATGTATTTTTATTTACAAATAAAAAAGGTCATTTTTCTGATAATTATTTTGATTTATTGCCAAATGAAACCAAAACAATTTACTTTGAAACAAGTACAAATTCATTAAATGACTTAAAGCTAAAAAGCTTAAATGAAATATAG
- the recN gene encoding DNA repair protein RecN produces MLTQLSIHNYALINHLSIDFSSGLSIITGETGAGKSILLGALGLVLGNRADLSSLKDTSRKCIVEAKIAVSNYDLKDFFEEVELDYEDITILRREILPSGKSRAFVNDTPVTLTVLNELKSKLIDVHSQHQTMQLSDVNFQFTVLDALAKNNAKVGSYKRGVLKLNKLNKELEKLEKTQKEINLQYEYNLHLFNELEVAKLKVDEQETLEESLERLNNIEDIKLNLSEALEISSNEEIGVQDLLHTLENRLSKIASFSKEYQEISERVTSVKIEIDDIVAELENANENVEFNSNEAEEINDRLQLIYNLQKKHAVNTNQELLQILEALSEKVNEVESADATISKKKKEIAEVSEKLDAIALKISNARKNVIPKLKKELEELLSDLGMENARFSIKIIPTKNYFYNGKDELEFLFSANKGGNFGELKKVASGGELSRIMLSVKKVLSENIQLPTIIFDEIDTGVSGEVSNKIAAIMQQMGMHMQVIAITHLPQIAAKGINHYKVYKEEINNVTTTNLKQLTTEERVVEIAEMLSGKDISESAITHAKELLN; encoded by the coding sequence TTGCTTACACAATTATCCATACATAATTACGCGTTAATCAATCATTTATCTATTGATTTTTCATCTGGTTTATCTATTATTACTGGTGAAACTGGTGCAGGAAAATCCATACTTCTAGGAGCTTTAGGCTTGGTTTTAGGTAACAGAGCAGATTTATCTTCATTAAAAGATACTTCTAGAAAATGTATTGTAGAAGCTAAAATTGCAGTTTCTAATTATGATCTAAAAGATTTTTTTGAAGAAGTAGAATTAGATTATGAAGATATTACTATTTTAAGACGAGAAATTTTACCTTCAGGAAAATCAAGAGCTTTTGTAAATGATACACCAGTAACTTTAACGGTTTTAAATGAATTAAAATCGAAGTTGATAGATGTGCATTCTCAGCATCAAACCATGCAATTATCTGATGTAAATTTTCAATTTACAGTTTTAGATGCTTTAGCTAAAAATAATGCAAAAGTTGGTTCTTATAAAAGAGGTGTCTTAAAGTTAAATAAGCTAAATAAAGAATTAGAAAAACTAGAGAAAACGCAAAAAGAAATTAATTTACAATATGAGTATAACTTGCATTTATTTAACGAGTTAGAGGTTGCTAAGTTAAAGGTTGATGAACAAGAAACTTTAGAAGAAAGTTTAGAGAGGTTAAATAATATAGAAGATATAAAATTAAATTTATCTGAAGCTTTAGAAATTTCTTCAAACGAAGAAATTGGTGTACAAGATTTACTACATACTTTAGAAAATAGATTATCGAAAATTGCTTCTTTTTCTAAGGAATATCAAGAAATATCAGAAAGAGTTACAAGCGTAAAAATAGAAATTGATGATATTGTTGCTGAGTTAGAAAATGCCAATGAAAACGTAGAATTTAATTCAAATGAAGCAGAAGAAATCAATGATAGATTGCAACTAATTTACAACTTACAAAAAAAACATGCTGTAAATACGAATCAAGAATTGTTGCAAATCTTAGAAGCTTTATCAGAAAAAGTTAATGAAGTAGAAAGTGCTGATGCTACCATCAGTAAAAAGAAAAAAGAAATTGCAGAAGTATCAGAAAAATTAGATGCAATTGCTTTAAAAATTTCTAATGCTAGAAAAAATGTTATTCCTAAATTAAAAAAGGAATTAGAAGAATTATTATCAGACTTAGGAATGGAAAATGCTCGTTTTTCAATCAAAATAATACCTACTAAAAATTATTTTTATAACGGAAAAGATGAATTAGAATTTTTATTTTCTGCGAATAAAGGTGGTAATTTTGGAGAACTTAAAAAAGTGGCTTCTGGTGGAGAATTATCTAGAATTATGTTATCCGTAAAGAAAGTTTTATCAGAAAACATACAGCTTCCAACTATTATTTTTGATGAAATTGATACTGGAGTTTCTGGTGAGGTTTCTAATAAAATTGCGGCTATTATGCAGCAAATGGGTATGCACATGCAAGTAATTGCAATTACACATTTACCACAAATTGCTGCTAAAGGAATAAATCATTACAAAGTATATAAAGAAGAAATTAATAATGTTACTACAACAAATTTAAAGCAGTTAACGACTGAAGAAAGGGTTGTAGAAATTGCAGAAATGTTAAGTGGAAAAGATATTTCTGAATCTGCAATTACACACGCAAAAGAATTGTTGAATTAG
- a CDS encoding enoyl-ACP reductase — MYNLLKGKRGIIFGALNEHSIAWKVAERAHEEGATFVLTNAPIALRMGELNELAAKTGSQIIGADATSIDDLNNLVEKSMEILGGKIDFVLHSIGMSINVRKGKHYTDSNYDFTTKGWDISAVSFHKVMNVLYNKKAMSEWGSIVALTYMAAQRVFPDYNDMADNKAYLESIARSFGYFFGRDHKVRVNTISQSPTPTTAGSGVKGFDGFIEYAEKMSPLGNATALECADYTITMFSDLTKKVTLQNLFHDGGFSNMGVSDPVMEKFTKE, encoded by the coding sequence ATGTACAATTTATTAAAAGGTAAAAGAGGAATTATTTTTGGAGCATTAAACGAGCATTCAATTGCTTGGAAAGTTGCAGAAAGAGCTCACGAAGAAGGAGCAACTTTTGTGTTAACTAATGCGCCAATTGCTTTAAGAATGGGCGAATTAAATGAGTTAGCTGCAAAAACGGGGTCTCAAATTATTGGTGCAGATGCAACTTCTATTGACGATTTAAACAACTTAGTAGAAAAATCTATGGAGATTTTAGGCGGCAAAATTGACTTTGTTTTACATTCAATTGGTATGTCTATAAATGTTAGAAAAGGAAAACATTATACAGATTCTAACTACGATTTTACTACCAAAGGTTGGGATATTTCTGCAGTTTCATTCCATAAAGTAATGAATGTTTTATATAATAAAAAAGCGATGAGCGAGTGGGGTTCTATTGTAGCGTTAACATATATGGCAGCACAAAGAGTGTTTCCTGATTATAATGATATGGCAGATAATAAGGCATATTTAGAAAGTATAGCGCGTAGTTTTGGTTACTTTTTTGGTAGAGATCATAAGGTTAGGGTAAATACAATTTCTCAATCTCCAACACCAACAACTGCCGGAAGTGGTGTTAAAGGTTTTGATGGTTTTATTGAATATGCAGAAAAAATGAGCCCGTTAGGAAATGCAACAGCATTAGAATGTGCAGATTATACAATTACAATGTTTTCAGATTTAACGAAGAAAGTAACTTTACAAAACTTATTTCACGATGGTGGATTTTCTAATATGGGAGTTAGTGATCCCGTTATGGAGAAATTTACAAAAGAGTAA
- a CDS encoding DUF4835 family protein, which translates to MCKHVFLFALFLITFNINSQELNCLITVNDQQVDGSNKQVFTTLQKSLTEFINQTKWTNRVVKSEERIDCAMTIIITNRQNNTFTATLQVQSTRPVFGSSYATPVLNIKDNDFTFKYNEFDPLIYNKNSFDSNLISTIVFYVYTIIGIDADTFTQFGGETELKEAQNVMLQAQQSGLSSWQNVVGKQNRFLMIDNLLSPKLKSYRSTLYDYHIKGLDNFASNKDFGKQAVEDAVLSVGNIYNKTVGNYLIRMFFDAKADEIVSIYSDGPRTKNAERLTTSLKNISPNNNSKWKNIE; encoded by the coding sequence ATGTGTAAACATGTTTTTCTTTTTGCTTTATTTTTGATAACATTCAATATAAATTCACAAGAATTAAATTGTTTAATAACTGTTAACGATCAACAAGTTGATGGTTCAAATAAACAAGTTTTTACAACTTTACAAAAGTCGTTAACAGAGTTTATCAATCAAACTAAATGGACAAATAGAGTTGTTAAATCTGAAGAAAGAATAGATTGTGCAATGACAATTATTATTACAAATAGGCAAAATAATACGTTTACAGCCACTTTACAAGTGCAATCTACAAGACCTGTTTTTGGATCTAGTTATGCAACTCCTGTTTTAAACATAAAAGACAACGATTTTACATTTAAATACAATGAGTTTGATCCTTTAATTTACAATAAAAATTCTTTTGACAGTAATTTAATTTCTACAATAGTATTTTATGTATACACAATTATAGGAATTGATGCAGATACATTTACTCAATTTGGTGGAGAAACAGAATTAAAAGAAGCACAAAATGTAATGTTGCAAGCTCAACAAAGTGGTTTGTCTTCTTGGCAAAATGTAGTTGGTAAACAAAACCGTTTTTTAATGATAGATAATTTGTTATCACCTAAACTAAAAAGTTACAGAAGTACATTGTATGATTATCATATAAAAGGGTTAGACAATTTTGCTTCTAACAAAGATTTTGGAAAACAAGCTGTTGAAGATGCAGTTTTATCCGTAGGAAATATTTATAATAAAACCGTTGGTAATTACTTAATAAGAATGTTTTTTGATGCGAAAGCAGATGAAATTGTAAGTATTTATTCTGATGGACCAAGAACCAAAAATGCCGAACGTTTAACAACTTCTTTAAAAAATATTTCTCCGAATAATAATTCTAAATGGAAAAATATTGAATAA